A stretch of the Candidatus Zixiibacteriota bacterium genome encodes the following:
- the alr gene encoding alanine racemase, whose product MMTTKNLLNWVELSQTALTNNINALKSLTNGKLIAVCVKANAYGHGLTEIVSILKDNKVVDYLTVHSLEEAAFCRGSGWRKSIMMLGPVALADAEGVIEFDLEPVVFNKEFLVRLGKLGKKHNREIRTHLKLETGTHRQGIMEKDLPGLAEVYRAYSSLKRPYGASMHFANIEDTTSHDYAEFQLDNYRKMIKKMESLKIKPVIRHTASSAATILFRKTHYEMVRPGISVYGHWPSKETYLSYRLKGGQNDLFKPVLSWKTRITQIKNLPADSFIGYGCTYRTTSPTRLAVIPIGYFDGYSRALSNQSYVLIKGKRAPVRGRICMNLTMIDITDIKGVKLEDEVTIIGTSGKERISAELLASWGNSINYEILARLSPTMPRIIVSLEKS is encoded by the coding sequence ATGATGACCACGAAGAATTTGCTCAACTGGGTTGAACTTTCCCAGACGGCGCTGACCAACAATATCAACGCCCTCAAGAGTCTGACCAACGGCAAGCTGATAGCGGTGTGCGTAAAGGCCAATGCTTACGGTCATGGCCTGACCGAGATAGTGTCGATTCTCAAAGATAATAAAGTCGTTGATTATCTCACGGTTCATTCGCTGGAAGAGGCGGCGTTCTGCCGCGGCAGCGGCTGGCGGAAAAGTATCATGATGCTCGGTCCGGTGGCGCTGGCGGATGCCGAGGGCGTTATCGAATTCGATCTTGAGCCGGTGGTTTTCAACAAGGAGTTTCTTGTCCGCCTGGGTAAACTGGGCAAGAAGCACAATCGCGAGATAAGAACGCATTTGAAGCTGGAGACCGGCACGCACCGTCAGGGCATCATGGAAAAGGATCTGCCGGGCCTTGCGGAGGTATATCGCGCATATTCATCTCTGAAGCGTCCGTACGGGGCGAGTATGCATTTTGCCAATATCGAAGATACGACCAGTCATGACTATGCCGAGTTCCAACTCGACAATTATCGCAAGATGATCAAAAAGATGGAATCGTTGAAAATAAAGCCGGTTATCAGGCACACGGCATCATCGGCCGCCACGATTCTGTTTCGTAAGACGCATTATGAGATGGTGCGGCCGGGGATTTCGGTGTACGGGCACTGGCCTTCGAAAGAGACCTATCTGTCGTATCGGCTCAAGGGGGGGCAGAACGATTTGTTCAAGCCGGTGCTTTCGTGGAAGACGAGGATTACCCAAATAAAAAACTTGCCCGCCGATTCGTTTATTGGATATGGTTGTACTTATCGCACGACTTCGCCGACGCGACTGGCGGTGATTCCGATCGGATATTTCGATGGTTACAGTCGGGCTTTGTCGAACCAGTCTTATGTTTTGATTAAGGGGAAGCGCGCGCCGGTGCGGGGACGCATCTGCATGAACCTGACCATGATCGATATTACCGACATCAAGGGTGTAAAACTGGAGGATGAAGTGACAATTATCGGCACCAGTGGCAAGGAGAGAATTTCCGCTGAACTTCTGGCGAGCTGGGGTAACAGCATCAACTATGAGATTCTGGCCAGATTGTCGCCGACAATGCCCCGGATTATCGTATCGTTAGAAAAATCCTAA
- a CDS encoding redox-sensing transcriptional repressor Rex yields the protein MTLLTNTRKRISESTIHRLSLYYRTLSLLEKENYETVSSKELAKREKLTPAQVRKDLSFFGSFGTRGLGYNVSELKQKIENILGINRDWKVALIGVGNIGSALVSYKEFARQGFNIVKLFDNDQRKIGSNHKGIIVSDIANLEKEIKDADISMVILAVPATVAQYIVDEVVKAGVTAILNFAPINLRVPPDVHLRNENMSMELEYLSFAMVNNHAPRKVK from the coding sequence ATGACTCTTCTCACGAATACAAGAAAACGCATATCCGAGTCTACGATACACCGCTTGTCGCTCTATTATCGTACTCTCTCGCTTTTGGAAAAGGAAAATTACGAGACGGTTTCTTCCAAGGAATTGGCGAAGAGGGAGAAGCTGACGCCGGCTCAGGTGCGTAAGGATCTGTCTTTCTTCGGTTCGTTCGGGACGCGTGGTCTCGGCTACAATGTGAGCGAGCTCAAGCAGAAGATTGAGAATATTCTGGGTATCAACCGTGACTGGAAGGTGGCGTTGATCGGGGTGGGGAATATAGGTTCGGCGCTGGTCAGCTACAAGGAGTTTGCCCGGCAGGGGTTCAATATCGTGAAGCTGTTCGATAACGATCAGCGCAAGATAGGTTCCAATCACAAGGGAATCATTGTTTCGGATATTGCCAATCTCGAGAAAGAGATCAAAGACGCTGATATTTCGATGGTCATTTTGGCGGTGCCGGCGACAGTGGCGCAGTATATAGTCGATGAAGTTGTTAAGGCCGGTGTGACGGCGATTTTGAATTTTGCCCCGATAAATCTTCGGGTGCCCCCCGATGTTCACCTTCGCAACGAGAACATGTCGATGGAGCTTGAGTATCTTTCTTTCGCGATGGTGAACAATCACGCTCCCAGGAAAGTTAAATAG
- a CDS encoding nuclear transport factor 2 family protein translates to MTSKIDRDAEIAAITEAINTSIKWCLPDKDREKLYRHCAKDSSFFMFQPDSKSTIHNFEEFRSYAERIFFDPRFRATSSEIKELRVSLSPDGNVAWFSCLLDDYGEWDGRKIGWTNARWTGVLEKRDGQWLLVQQHFSLPTDYEEQSQSTESEGN, encoded by the coding sequence ATGACATCGAAAATCGATCGCGATGCGGAAATCGCCGCCATCACCGAAGCCATCAACACCAGCATCAAATGGTGCCTTCCCGACAAAGACCGCGAAAAACTATACCGGCACTGCGCCAAAGACTCGAGCTTTTTCATGTTCCAGCCGGATTCCAAATCGACCATTCACAATTTCGAAGAATTCCGGTCCTACGCCGAGCGCATTTTCTTCGACCCCCGCTTCAGAGCCACCAGTTCGGAGATAAAAGAATTGCGCGTCAGTCTTTCGCCCGATGGCAACGTGGCGTGGTTTTCGTGTCTTCTCGATGACTACGGCGAATGGGATGGCCGCAAAATTGGATGGACCAATGCCCGATGGACGGGGGTTTTGGAGAAACGCGATGGTCAGTGGCTTCTGGTGCAGCAGCATTTCTCCCTCCCCACCGACTACGAAGAACAGTCCCAGTCCACCGAGTCCGAAGGAAATTAG
- the arsM gene encoding arsenite methyltransferase, with protein sequence MTKSKHEIKQAVKKHYGGAVTHKSGCCCGGNNQADSQLDNWMAKASGYSPDDLAAMPDNIVSFGCGNPVALMKVKPGDIVLDLGSGAGLDLILAAKKVGPTGKAIGLDMTPEMIETCRANLKKAGITNAEVRQGEMENMPVDDNEIDWIISNCVINLSPDKEKVFAESFRVLKPGGQMMVSDLVTIGLPEELRDDMAAWVSCIAGAVEEDEYITLAEKAGFVDVKVLGKQIYTASALGGLTDSCGCGNDCSCEDKKHKSNSTDFARYDGRVASIKLYARKP encoded by the coding sequence ATGACAAAATCCAAACATGAAATAAAACAGGCTGTAAAAAAACACTACGGCGGAGCAGTCACACACAAATCCGGCTGCTGCTGCGGAGGCAACAATCAGGCCGACAGCCAACTGGATAACTGGATGGCTAAGGCCTCCGGCTATAGTCCCGATGACCTCGCGGCCATGCCCGACAACATTGTCTCTTTCGGCTGCGGTAACCCGGTCGCCCTGATGAAAGTGAAGCCGGGCGACATTGTCCTCGACCTCGGTTCCGGCGCCGGACTCGATCTCATCTTGGCCGCTAAAAAAGTAGGTCCAACCGGCAAAGCCATCGGCCTGGACATGACTCCCGAAATGATTGAAACCTGCCGCGCCAATCTCAAAAAAGCCGGCATCACCAATGCCGAGGTTCGCCAGGGTGAAATGGAGAACATGCCGGTCGACGACAACGAAATCGACTGGATTATCTCCAACTGCGTTATCAACCTCTCACCCGACAAAGAAAAAGTTTTCGCCGAATCATTCCGCGTCCTAAAACCGGGCGGACAGATGATGGTGTCCGACCTGGTCACGATCGGTTTGCCCGAAGAGCTCCGCGATGATATGGCCGCCTGGGTGAGCTGTATCGCCGGGGCGGTCGAAGAAGATGAATACATCACTCTCGCCGAAAAAGCGGGATTTGTCGATGTCAAAGTCCTGGGTAAACAGATCTACACCGCCTCGGCGCTCGGTGGACTTACCGATAGCTGCGGCTGCGGCAACGACTGCAGCTGCGAGGACAAAAAGCACAAAAGCAACTCTACCGATTTCGCCAGGTACGACGGCCGGGTCGCCTCGATAAAACTCTACGCCCGCAAACCCTGA
- a CDS encoding ABC transporter ATP-binding protein, which produces MQNNWLETVDLCRYYRRGTHEVRAVDRVNFHVKKGEFVAVVGSSGSGKSTLLSLLAGLDTPTSGCVEVDGTSLESLSRRELAAYRAHRVGMVFQSFNLIAHHTALRNVELALYFNDTPAKERRIRSTEILEKLGLGDRLDHRPADLSGGEQQRVALARALVKNPEILFADEPTGNLDLENTRQIANLISDLNKQGLTIVMATHDIDMAQKVVHRTVRMTYGKMSPTDELSNDGGEKQ; this is translated from the coding sequence ATGCAAAACAACTGGCTCGAAACAGTAGACCTTTGCCGGTATTACCGGCGCGGAACCCACGAAGTGCGCGCGGTCGATCGGGTGAATTTCCACGTCAAAAAGGGTGAGTTTGTCGCCGTGGTAGGTTCATCCGGTTCAGGAAAATCTACCCTTTTGAGCCTTCTGGCCGGCCTCGACACCCCTACTTCCGGATGCGTAGAAGTCGACGGTACTTCCCTGGAGTCCCTTTCGCGACGTGAACTTGCCGCCTACCGCGCCCACCGGGTCGGCATGGTATTTCAGTCGTTTAACCTGATAGCCCACCACACCGCCCTTCGCAATGTCGAACTGGCCCTTTATTTTAACGACACGCCGGCCAAAGAACGCCGCATTCGAAGCACCGAGATCCTTGAAAAACTCGGCCTGGGCGACCGGTTGGATCACCGCCCTGCCGACCTTTCCGGCGGCGAACAACAACGAGTGGCTCTCGCCCGCGCCCTGGTCAAAAATCCGGAAATACTCTTCGCCGATGAACCCACCGGCAATCTCGACCTGGAAAACACCCGCCAGATAGCAAACCTGATAAGTGACCTGAACAAACAGGGCCTTACCATTGTCATGGCCACCCACGACATAGACATGGCCCAAAAAGTCGTCCACCGAACCGTCCGGATGACCTACGGCAAAATGTCTCCAACCGATGAACTGTCGAACGATGGAGGCGAAAAACAATGA